A segment of the Salvelinus sp. IW2-2015 unplaced genomic scaffold, ASM291031v2 Un_scaffold5517, whole genome shotgun sequence genome:
cAATGTAAATGCTGAATGTTTGTTTCTCTTTTCTAGTATGAAACAGTGGAACTTCAGGTGAGACTCATTCACATCTATTGCACCTAAAAACCAAATCTGCATATATAACATAAGCAATAATAATGTCAGGATCTCCCATCAAAAATATTACCTGCCAATATGTACTGAGGCATGAATTGATACAATGCCTGCCTCTGTAACAAAAATATCTTCCTTCAACCTATTATGAATCTGTACAGGACCCCAACTCCAACCGCATTGCTCAGTGGTTGAACCAGTCAACAGTGAGTGGAATTCTGGACCTGTCCCACCCCATGTCTGCAGAGGCAATGCAAGGAAGTTACGTCATCACTGCATGGAATGAGAAGGGAGAACAAACCTCCCAAAACTTTGACATCAAAGAATATGGTGATGTCTTGTGTCTGATTCTATTGTTTTTACATTGTGATTACATGGTGATTTAAATTGTGGTCTGTGATTTGTTTTTGGTGTAGAACAACAGACAATGAAGAAGTAATATCAACATGTCTTTTTTACAGTGTTGCCCAAATATGAGGTGAARGTCCATCTTCCCCAAACAATAACTATTCTGGACAATCAAGCAACACTGAGAGTTTGTGGAAAGTAAGTGACGAAGATGATCGATCGAGCATGACAGACAATAAGATGATAATGACCAGCAAGATAATGATAATGACAAACAAGCttttaaacaaggacattttatgGGCAGAATATTAGGACTTAATGTGTGTGTTGCATAGACTATACTTTATAGATACTGTCCCATGTTTGATACTTGCTCATGTTCATAGCTGTTTCTATTTGTACAACACATGTGTTTACCATTATTGAATTGTCATTCTTATGGTGACTTTGTTTCTAGATACACTTATGGAAAACCAGTGATGGGGTCTGTCACGACGAAAGTTTGCAGAAATGCCAATCGACGTTACTGGTTTTATGGTTCTAGTAATATCTGTGAGTTGTATCTTATGAAAGTAAGTATTTTTTATTCTTGTTACGCTAAATCCTTTGATGACAAATGGAACTCACTGTGGTGAAATTTGTGAGGTTTATGGAAGCATGCTTTCGTAGAGGAGCTAAGCTGACCTACAAAAACTGTACTCATTCTCCCTAGACCGACAAAACTGGTTGTGCAACCCAAATTATTGACGTGACCCGGTTCGGTCTAAATGAATCWAAGTTTGATGACTTTGAAGTGGAGACTGAGATGGAGGAATATGGAACGGGTAGGAGAGAACTTCATCTTYAACRTAGAGGTGTTTACATGYTYAACTGTTAACCTCTGACCCTTGCCTGTGTTCTCTCCAGGGGTCATCCTTAAAGGTAGTGGTAAGGCAAGCTTCACCAATGTCATCATAACTGTYAGTTTTGAGGACGTGCCCCAAGCATATAAACCAGGGATTGCATACGAGGGGAAGGTGAGGACAAAATATATTAACAAATGCCTTTTTAATAACACTGCAGGGAAACGGATTGCTCAGGAAAATCTTTGTGAAAGAAGTTGTGATAAATGTTAACGTTCATTTGTAGCATCTAAATCATGATTTTGATGTGTTGTGTGCAATGGGAGTTTACATGTAGTATATTGGACATCTGCAGTCATCCTGTCCTGTGTTTTCAGATCAAAGTGACCGGTCCAGACTCTACTCCCATTCCCAATGAGCCTGTGTATCTCTTCCTACAAAACAGTGGCACATCTGAGAACTGGACTCTCACCACAGACAGCAAGGGCATTGCTTCTTTCTCTCTAGACACTTCTCTATGGAGTTCTGAGTCTGTGTCTCTGTCGGTCAGTTGTCACTCACTCATGTTTTCCTCTAAATATTTAATGATATATTATTTAAATATGAAAATGTTTGTTCAGAATGAGATCATTAATTTCTCATGGTGTATTACAgttgtttatttttcatacattttctgtATTTCTTCAACCAGGCTCGTTATCAAAAGTTTAAGGAGGATTATCCGTACATGCGCAGTGTGTGTAGACCAGAATATACATCCGCTAACCATTTCGCAAGGAAGTTTTATTCCAAGAGCAAGAGCTTTGTGAAGATAATGCAGGGCGAAGGGAAGTTCTCCTGTAAAAAGGACGGTATTGTTCTTGCTCGCTACATCATCCAGGGGGAGGAGCTGATAAAGGGACAGAAGACCCTGGAYTTTTTCTATCTGGTAAGGTTAAAGGGATGTTTCACTCAAAATACAACCTGTTTTTCCACTTACTTTGACTGTGGTTTCGGAATATATATATTACTTACTTTGGTATTTGATTGTCATGTCTGGAAAGATTTTAAGAATGGATCAGGCAAACCGTGCAATACTTTACATGCAGCTGAAAMGTTATCTTATGTCCCAGGTTATATCTAGAGGCAGCATTCAGCAGCACGGCCRTCTTCCTGTGGCCGTTATTGAAGGAAAAGGTAAATAAATTTTTCTTGGATTCTCCCGAATGCTTCCTGACATTTTTTCTTTAGGACTTCACAGAACCTCACTTGATTAGAGAATATACCTTRTTGAAAGGCCTAATGGCATTAAACTGTCATGGGATGAAAATCTGTCTCRACAGGATTCAATCAGCCAGATTAYATCTTCAATACAAGTTCTTACTGCACAGTGCAAARTATATTTACATTTCATAGACTAATCACAGATCACAAGGTCCGTATTGGATGACTGGTGGTTTAYGGTGACTTAATTTCAATCACATTGTCYGTCTCATTTCAGTAAACCAAGGGGAGCTGACGCTCTCGCTGCAGCRAATGCCTGAGCTGACCCCTTTAGCCCAGGTAGTGGTGTATACCATGCTGCCTGATGGGGAGGCAGTAGCAGACAGTCGAGACTTCCCCATTCACCTCTGCCTGAAAAACAAGGTAGGCACCAAACACATTCtttagtaccactcttcatactgCATTCTCAAGCATGtggtgctgcatcatgttatggatatgcttgtcatcggcgaGGTCAATTCtatgctggagttgcttaccaagacgacatgaATGTTCTTAGGTTACGTTTGACTTAAATCGCttcaaatctatggcaagacttgaaaatgctgtctgagctctgtcaagttgatttttgatcaatgatgacatttttttaaagaataatggaaaatattgtacaagccaggtgtgcaaagctcttagacttacccaaagACTACAGCGCGTAATCGCCACCAAAGGCGCtaatacaaagtattgactcggatATGAACTATTGGGTAAATTAGATATTCTGTATCTTATAAATATATTtacgaacatttctaaaaacatgttttcactttgtttattgttgtgtggGTGCTAGATAGggtgggggaaaaacatattttaaaacaatttttgaattcaggctgtaacaaacaaACTGTGGTGtaagtcaagggtatgaatacattTCTGATGCACAGAAGATATATTAATACTTTGCTGGATgtgttctcctttctcctctccaggtGTCCTGAATTCTCGTCCTCAGGAGTTGCCAGGGAGAAGACCTCTCTGAGCCTCAGCGCCACCCGGGCTCTTTTGTTTCTCAGGCCATCGACCAGAGTGTGCTGGCTGCTGCAGCCTGAACAGGAGCTCAGCTTAAAGTCTGTACGCTCCATGGggccgtcccaaatggcaccctattcctatgtagtgaaATACTTTTGGGCCTCAAAGGGGTTTGGTTAAagtgtgcactatataaggagtagggtgcatttgggacagTCACAGCTC
Coding sequences within it:
- the LOC112078302 gene encoding LOW QUALITY PROTEIN: alpha-2-macroglobulin (The sequence of the model RefSeq protein was modified relative to this genomic sequence to represent the inferred CDS: inserted 2 bases in 1 codon; deleted 1 base in 1 codon; substituted 1 base at 1 genomic stop codon), coding for MGDEKKSVNNMEKTGYYLVTVSSKVVGGTTEKLXCQVHQATEPLSLKVTMEMEDGSSTILLEEAVTQRFYCCTSFQVPTVKADSVATVHVSIKGRKDEMXXKTKIFIKPKRFLTIFQTDKPVYKPGQTVKFRIVSLDASFLSFNQMYETVELQDPNSNRIAQWLNQSTVSGILDLSHPMSAEAMQGSYVITAWNEKGEQTSQNFDIKEYVLPKYEVKVHLPQTITILDNQATLRVCGKYTYGKPVMGSVTTKVCRNANRRYWFYGSSNICELYLMKTDKTGCATQIIDVTRFGLNESKFDDFEVETEMEEYGTGVILKGSGKASFTNVIITVSFEDVPQAYKPGIAYEGKIKVTGPDSTPIPNEPVYLFLQNSGTSENWTLTTDSKGIASFSLDTSLWSSESVSLSARYQKFKEDYPYMRSVCRPEYTSANHFARKFYSKSKSFVKIMQGEGKFSCKKDGIVLARYIIQGEELIKGQKTLDFFYLVISRGSIQQHGXLPVAVIEGKVNQGELTLSLQXMPELTPLAQVVVYTMLPDGEAVADSRDFPIHLCLKNKVSXILVLRSCQGEDLSEPQRHPGSFVSQAIDQSVLLLQPEQELSLKSXFSQLPVXKLSGYSHRVXDFDPYPCLXFPPIIEEEMEVPPPPXPKLAEDLEATPVPDRKKRSFWFGPNNDKNDVYNIFKEVGIKILTNSDVKKPLDCNPRFSMEYDDIVDDIVENGMIR